The Chlamydiales bacterium genome has a segment encoding these proteins:
- a CDS encoding ATP-dependent RecD-like DNA helicase → MDEIYGYIESIIFSNSEQGFTVARLKEPKKQDLTTIVGCLPALQPGETIRCKGSWKRHSKFGQQFEIVSFDLQAPSDVIGIQKYLESGMIKGIGPAYAERIVKKFGASTLQIIEESPKRLNEVEGLGEKRIENILVCWGQQKTIRNVMIFLRGHGVSPAYAHKIFKAYGEQSIDKVMQNPYALAKEIHGIGFKSADSIAKGVGVPQNAPQRIDAGIEHVLWELSGEGHVCMPESELVPAAGAILEVDPALITERLTTLVKNGYIIQENSHLWVKPLYLAEIGIAREIARLSQTPSPLRSVDLPKAIEWVQTQLRIDLAPEQREAVCSGLKEKLMIITGGPGTGKSTITKAILTITSKLTSRILLAAPTGRAAKRLAEITRHRASTIHSLLEMDFTQGGFKRGKDNQLECDLLIVDEASMIDTFLMHNLLKAVPSNARVILVGDVDQLPSVGPGNVLKDLIRSAFIPLIELKQIFRQAAGSTIVTNAHKINQGVFPEIYPKPNSDFLFFDIEEPEKILEEIVELVSTRLPRSHRFHRFDEIQVLAPMKKGVIGTENLNMVLQQALNPSPSPLIRMGKSFHVGDKVMQMRNNYQKEVYNGDIGRISAIDMTEQQVKVIFDEKSVMYEFSELDEIVLAYAASIHKYQGSECPCIVMPIHTCHFKLLNRNLLYTGITRGKRLVVLVGTKKALAIAVNNEEVKKRYTGLTEAVLRSM, encoded by the coding sequence ATGGATGAGATCTACGGGTACATTGAAAGCATTATCTTTAGCAATAGCGAGCAGGGCTTTACTGTCGCTAGGCTGAAGGAGCCGAAGAAGCAGGATCTAACCACAATCGTCGGCTGCCTGCCCGCTCTGCAACCCGGAGAGACGATCCGCTGCAAGGGGTCTTGGAAGCGCCATTCAAAGTTTGGTCAGCAGTTTGAAATTGTTAGTTTCGACCTTCAGGCTCCCTCCGATGTGATCGGCATTCAGAAGTATCTCGAATCGGGAATGATCAAGGGAATCGGCCCCGCCTATGCAGAGCGTATTGTCAAAAAATTTGGAGCTTCAACCCTTCAGATCATCGAGGAGTCTCCCAAGAGGCTGAACGAAGTTGAAGGACTTGGAGAGAAGCGAATTGAGAATATTCTCGTCTGCTGGGGCCAGCAGAAGACGATCCGCAATGTCATGATCTTCTTAAGAGGGCATGGGGTGAGTCCCGCCTATGCTCATAAAATTTTTAAAGCCTACGGCGAGCAGAGCATCGACAAGGTGATGCAGAACCCGTACGCACTGGCAAAAGAGATCCACGGGATCGGGTTTAAGAGCGCAGATTCGATTGCAAAAGGGGTTGGCGTGCCTCAGAACGCGCCTCAGAGAATCGATGCAGGCATCGAGCACGTTCTCTGGGAGCTATCCGGGGAGGGCCACGTCTGTATGCCAGAAAGCGAGCTTGTACCCGCTGCCGGCGCAATTCTCGAGGTCGATCCTGCGCTCATCACAGAGAGGCTAACGACCCTTGTGAAAAATGGGTATATTATCCAGGAGAACTCTCATCTCTGGGTCAAGCCTCTCTATTTAGCAGAGATCGGCATCGCAAGAGAGATCGCGCGTCTTTCTCAAACTCCCTCCCCACTACGCAGTGTAGACCTTCCCAAAGCGATTGAGTGGGTCCAGACGCAGCTACGCATCGATCTGGCTCCGGAACAGCGCGAGGCGGTCTGCTCGGGGTTAAAAGAGAAGCTGATGATCATCACGGGCGGACCAGGAACTGGTAAGAGCACGATCACAAAAGCAATCTTAACGATCACGTCTAAACTAACCAGTCGAATCCTCCTTGCTGCACCCACAGGACGCGCTGCAAAGCGCCTTGCAGAGATCACAAGACACCGCGCCTCAACGATCCACAGCTTGCTAGAGATGGACTTCACCCAAGGGGGCTTTAAACGCGGGAAGGATAATCAGCTCGAGTGCGACCTTCTTATCGTCGACGAAGCGAGCATGATCGACACCTTTCTCATGCACAACTTGCTGAAAGCGGTTCCAAGCAATGCACGCGTGATTCTGGTTGGAGATGTGGATCAGCTTCCCAGTGTGGGTCCAGGAAACGTATTAAAAGATCTGATCCGCTCGGCATTTATTCCGCTGATTGAGCTCAAGCAGATCTTCCGCCAGGCTGCGGGCTCTACAATCGTTACAAATGCCCACAAAATCAATCAGGGCGTCTTTCCAGAGATCTATCCAAAGCCCAATAGCGACTTTCTCTTTTTTGACATCGAAGAGCCGGAGAAAATTCTAGAAGAGATTGTGGAACTGGTCTCAACGCGTCTGCCGCGTAGCCACAGGTTTCACAGATTTGATGAGATTCAGGTTCTGGCGCCGATGAAAAAAGGTGTAATTGGCACAGAGAACTTGAACATGGTTTTGCAGCAGGCTCTCAATCCCTCCCCCTCCCCTCTTATACGCATGGGAAAGAGCTTCCATGTTGGCGATAAGGTGATGCAGATGCGAAATAACTATCAGAAAGAGGTCTATAACGGCGACATTGGCAGAATCTCTGCAATCGACATGACTGAGCAGCAGGTAAAAGTGATCTTTGATGAGAAGTCCGTTATGTATGAATTCTCAGAGCTCGATGAGATCGTTCTCGCCTACGCAGCTTCGATACACAAGTATCAAGGAAGCGAGTGCCCCTGCATCGTGATGCCGATCCACACCTGCCATTTTAAACTGCTAAATCGCAACCTTCTCTACACCGGAATTACGCGCGGCAAGCGCCTCGTAGTCCTTGTGGGAACTAAGAAGGCGCTTGCGATTGCTGTTAACAATGAAGAGGTAAAAAAGCGCTACACCGGACTCACAGAAGCTGTCCTGCGCTCCATGTAA